A genomic segment from Panulirus ornatus isolate Po-2019 chromosome 7, ASM3632096v1, whole genome shotgun sequence encodes:
- the LOC139749616 gene encoding clusterin-associated protein 1-like encodes MSFREIRNLVEHLRLLGFSRLVSLENFSSPNFQLVSEILTWTMMTVDSDYDLPTNIDSEQDRVIMVRLAAIFFYQKLGVRLNTVKLYGADKLAVQELLKITKSLCEATQLAVYPAVVSEEALPVQTDFSAAVSVKELREVRQLASNIVMDAASLSSILQREVDDKVVVSKRLVMVELI; translated from the exons ATGTCTTTTCGTGAAATTAGAA ATCTAGTGGAACATCTGAGACTACTTGGTTTTTCAAGGTTGGTGTCCTTAGAGAACTTCTCATCACCCAACTTTCAACTTGTGAGTGAAATTCTCACTTGGACAATGATGACGGTGGATAGTGATTATGATCTTCCTACCAACATTGACTCAGAACAGGACCGTGTCATTATGGTCCGCTTGGCTGCAATATTTTTT TATCAAAAACTGGGAGTTCGTTTGAATACTGTAAAGCTGTATGGTGCAGACAAGTTAGCAGTGCAGGAACTGCTGAAAATTACAAAGAGCCTTTGTGAAGCCACACAGTTAGCTGTATACCCAGCAGTGGTCAGTGAGGAGGCACTTCCAGTACAAACTGATTTCTCAGCTGCTGTGTCTGTCAAG GAATTACGTGAAGTTCGCCAGCTTGCTTCCAATATTGTTATGGATGCAGCCTCCCTCAGCAGTATCCTGCAGCGTGAAGTTGATGATAAGGTAGTTGTTTCCAAAAGACTTGTTATGGTAGAATTGATATGA